The genomic DNA CCCGTTTGTTATAAAAAAGAAAAAATAAGGATGGAGCTGGGTTCCTCACAGTTCCCACCGTCATTCCTTTAACTAGATTTTGTGAGAAAAATAGATTTTCAGATAAGAATTAGGCTGAAAATTGTATTTTTTATACAGATAGGCCCAATAACTAGAATTTATATTTTGGTGTAAATGAATGACTAAATCTTTAAGCACTGTCTCAGAAAAGTCTGGTTTGCCTCCTGGCGCACTTATTCATGTAGGTGATGTTCTGGAAACTGTGACCAGAATATCAGTGATTGACTATAGCACAGAACACTTTGAAGAACAGACGATTCAATCTATAGATGAGATTCTAAAATACAAGGACAGTAATACCGTAACTTGGGTTATTATCGAGGGGTTAACAAATGTTGATGTTGTTGAACGAATTGGAACAATGTTCGACATACATCAGCTTGTACTCGAAGATATTATGAATACTCACCAGAGACCTAAATTCGAGGAATATGATGACTACCTTTACATTGTACTCAAATGTTTATCGACTGAAAATGATCAATTCGCGGTTACCTATGAACAAATAAGTCTCTTAGTTCTCAAGAATTTTGTTTTTGTGTTCAAAGAAAAAAAGGATGATCTTTTCCATCCTATTCAGAAACGAATTAGATCGAAAAGAGATCGATTAAGAAAATTTGGAACAGATTATCTAACATATACAATACTGGATATCATCGTTGATCAAAATTTTATTGTAATAGATTCTTTGGATGACGCCATCAATTCAGTTGAAGATACTTTATTAGCTTCTGAACCAACTAAAGATACGCTTAATACAATCCAAAGACTTAAAAGAGAAGTAGCTAACATCAGAAAACATGTCTCTCCGGTTAGAGAATTGATCGCTGGAATGCTTTGTAGCGAATCTGAGTTGATCGACGAAAAGATACATATATATCTAAAAGATGTATCTGATCATGCAATACGTATTATAGAATCAATCGAATCATACAGAGATATATTGATAGGTCTATTAGATATCTACATATCTATCGTAGGTAACAAAATGAATGAAATCATGAAGGTGTTGACTATTTTCGCTTCAATTTTTATTCCTTTGACTTTTCTTGCTGGGATATACGGAATGAACTTTGAATATATGCCTGAGTTAAAATGGAAATGGGCTTATCCAGCCCTTTGGAGTGTATTTATTACGATTTCCGTTGTGCTGCTAATCTATTTCAAAAGGAAAAAATGGCTATAAAAAAGGGAAGTACTCACAGGACTTAATTTACTGGTAGGGTCAGCAATGGGGACATTCCCTTTCCTTTAGACGCTTCCAAGGCAAAAAGTTGTTGTAATAGAATAAAAGTGGATTTAGTGGACGTGTCTTGATCAGATATATAATACCATCTTCCTCTGTATTTTACAGCTATGTTTGCCTCTGATGGTAGCTGCTCGTTCTGATGAATATTAAAGAGGTCTCCAAGAAGCCTTTGCCAGGAAAAATATCGACCATCTTGATCTCGAGTAATAATTGCTTTACCATTTTCCAGATCTTTTACTGGAATTTCAATACCATGTGACAAATAAAAGAGGACTCCAATAAGGGATCTGGTCTCGAGTTGTATAACCGATGGGCCCTTGGGAGCCTCTAGACCTACCAGGGGATAATAGGGTGCGTCTATTAGGCCCAACATTTCTCTGACCTCTTTCTCTAATGATCCTTGACCTGAAAGGATCAGGGCGGGAATGGCCTGGTTCTCTTTTTTAACGTAGGCAAAACGTAGTTTGCCGTTCTTACGCAGTGCCTCAAGCTTATAGACCAATTCCAAAAATTCCTCAAACTGAGGGGCTTCCTCTGGTGTGGGGCCAGAGGCCGTAGGGGCATTGGGAATGCCATTCAGGGATTGGACGCAGAGCCTCAGGACTCGATCCACTCTCCATCCTGAATTGAGAAGCAATATAAGATGGTCTATTGGGATTGGCGAAAGCAATCTTCGGGCAAACTTCTCTCCTTGTAGTGGTATAAGGGTGAATGTTGGTTTTTCAGCAAAAGTAAAACCCAAATTTACGCCATAAGAGTCCGGACTAACCTCCTTGATGTCAGCCTTCCCTGAAATAGTGCCTGAGTATGAATATTGACTGGAGATACTGGTGACTTCTAAAAAGACCGGGCTTTCTCCATAGCGCAAACGGACCAAATTGAGGAGCATCTGTTCCCCTAATGTATGTTGTAGGGCCTTGTTGAATCCAAGTGAGGTCTGCCTTAAGACGTGCTGACTACGAAAAGCGCATCCAGAAAGTAACACGACAAGCATTAGGCTAACTAATCTAAATTTCCATGCAAATCCCATTTTAAAACCCCGCTTTGATTCGCCTCTATCCCGCTTATTAGGTGCGCAAGTGGATTTAAAAACATAATCGTTCTTGTGAGATTTTCAATGTAATTTCAAAAGGCTGTTGATTCACTCATAAATAATATGGACTTGACATCTCATTTTTACCATTTAAGCTAAAATGTAACAAAATTTTAAATCGTGCCACCTCAGGTGCCCTGAATATATTCAGGGATAATCGGGAAGTCCGGTGAGAGTCCGGCGCTGACCCGCAACCGTGAGCGGGGACGAAAGCTGCACGATGCCACTGTTGGGCACAGCCCAATGGGAAGGCGCAGTGAGTAGGATGATCCGCAAGCCGGGAGACCGGCCTGGGGGAGGAGAACTCGAGGGGCTTCGTGGATTGAGCTCCGAGGTCTATGGGTGAAAAACGACCCGGTAGCCACCGCCATGCTGGGTAGTGTTTTGCCTGGTATAAGTCACGCTATGCCTATCTCCTTCTCTATGGCCGGCACCATATCTGAGGAGGGCGGACTAAACGAGGAGGAGATAGTCTATGAGAAACACAACAGGGCTCCATTCAACTGTTATCTACCTTTCCTTGATTTGGATTCTAATCTATCCATCCACGGTCAAGGGCCAACAACCCCAGCTGCATGAACTAGGGGAAGTGGTGGTCACTGCCACAAGAACTCCTGTAGCTGCCTCAGATGTTCCATCCGCCATTCAAGTAATATCCACAGTGGATATTGAGGATACAGTTGCCCAGGATCTCACCCAGATTTTAAAAAAGGATGCTTCCTCTATTGATGTCATTGAATATCCAGGAGCCCTTTCTGGAATAAGCATAAGGGGGTTCAGACCTGAGTTTTCAGGTATAACCAAGCATTCTTTGGTCCTTATTGATGGGCGCCCAGCTGGTGCCACAAATCTTTCAACCCTCCTTTTGGATAATGTTGAAAGGATAGAGGTACTCAAAGGTCCTGCCTCTTCTCTCTTTGGAGCAGAGGCTGTGGGAGGAGTTGTAAACATCATAACCAGGAGATCATCAGGGGAAATTTCAGGTGATCTTAGCGTAGAGGGAGGAAGCTTTGATACCATAAATGGCATGGCACGCGCAGGTGGCAATATTGTCGATTGGTTGGATTTTGATTTGACTTTCAAAACTAGAAATCAAAACGACAACATCGACCTAGGAAATGACCACGGCGAACGTCCTGGTACAACTTTTAACATTAACTATGAATCCTTACGCCTTGGAAGCGATCTTAACAAAGACTGGCGCCTAGACGTTAAAGGCGACTGGTATAAAGGAAACGACATAGAGACTCCTGGCGCACTATTTTATGGCGACATACAGCAGAGCGAAAAGGATCTGGAACGTTATGGAGGAGATGTCAGACTTTGTGGTAAGTGGGGGAAGAACCAGTCAAAATTTGTGTTCTTTGCCTCAAAAGAGACCAGTGATTATTTCAAAAAGTATGAATATAACTACTCAATCAGAGGCTATATACCCACAGACAAATACCACAGCTATTACAAAGAAACCAAGTGGTGGGGTACCCAGTTACAGAATCTGTATCGACTCTGGGGCAGGCATGATATCACATTGGGTTTTGATTACCAGTCTATTGATGAGGAGAGCAAAAGCTATAACAAAGATGGATCTAGAAAAGCCCCATGGACTCCAGATTCTAACCGGGAGAATTGGGCCTTTTTTTCAGACACACTATGGCGTTTTATAGATAGTAGATTCATCATCTCCGCTGGTATCAGATATGACTATTTTGATGTTGAGACAAAACGCACTCCATATAAGACAGACTTTCACCCAGGAAACGAGACCTTTGATACCGTCAGTCCCAGGCTAGGCCTGAGGCTGAAGTTCACCCCTCTATTCAGCCTACATTCAACCTTTGGAAAGGCCTTTGTGCCACCTACAGCCTATGAGATGGCTGGCTATTCAGAACGTCTGGTCAGCGGTACAACTATGATCACAATGGGCAATCCCGATCTTTCTCCGGAGACTAGTTGGACGTGGGATGCTGGAATCACCTTTAAGGATTCATCAAAGGGACTCAATATAGACCTCACCTACTTTACCACCAGTGTTAACCACAAGATCACCCGGGTCACAGTGGGAAATATAACTACATACGAAAATACCTCTGAGGCAGAGATGGCAGGGCTCGAAATGGAGGCCAAGTGCGATTTCGGCAGAATTTTCAATCTTCACAAAAAGATCGAAGTCTTCTTTAACGGCACAAGGCTATTTCACTCAAGAGAAAAGATAGAGGGCTCAGGATGGACAGACATTCACAACGTATCCCACTGGAAGTTGAACTACGGTCTTAACTATGACGACGGCGTGTTCCACGGCCGTATTCTAGCAAGATATATGGGAAAGAGAAAGGACAATGACTGGTACACCCCAGGCTATCCTGTAATCACCTATGATAGCTTTACAGTAGTAGATCTCACCTTTGGGGCGACCTTCATGGAACATCACAATCTCACCCTCAAGGTAAACAACCTCTTTGATGAATACTATTACGAAAAACCTGAATTCCCCTTAGCTGGTAGGGCCTTGTATCTCGAATATCGCTATGAGTTCTAAAAGAGGGTGTGATTATGGAGGCAAAGGGACTAATCATAGGTCTCGTATTTACCCTAGGGGTCTTTGCTATAAAGGGAGGTGCCGGATTTGGATATCTCCTTTCTGACAAAAGCTCCCTCAGACTGGGCATAGTTTCCTTAACTCTATACCTCCTATTCATCGGCCTTATATTTTGGGGGACACAAAAGGTAGCCAATAATGGACTTCTCGCCTCTTCACAAGAGAGCTTTTCCTTCCTTGCAGAGCAAGGCATGCGTATTCACTTCTTAATGTGGGCGGGACTCATGGCATGGGGGACATATCTACTGACCAGGCCTCCTGCCCGCTCCACCAGGGCCTGGCTTATATTGTCTGCTCCGTGTCCTGTGTGCCTCATGGTTATTGTGATTGACGTTTATCTGTTCACATCCCTATGGCCCAAGGACCCTATTAGGTCCCTCTGCCTCCCCTTTCTCTTCTTCAGTGGCATGGTGATTGTGACTTCCATCCTCACTGCACTTTTCTTCAAAAGAGCGGACACTACTCCTAAAAGGCGGCTAGGTTGGATCATGGTCTTCCTGTCGGCCTATTTTGCTACAAACGTTCTCACTGCCCCCCACTTTAAAGAGGCAAAGATGGTATACGAGATGGCAATACGGCAAAAGGCCCTCTATTCGACCCAGGATTTCAATATCCTTTTTCTATTCTTCTTCCTGTTTATTGCAGGGATACTCAGACAGAGGGCCGTCTCAAGGAGGGATTAATGGAGCTGGACTTTATCTCACTTTTAAAATCATTTATTTTTCTGGCCTCTTCATCACTTCTATACCCAGTACTCTTTGCCCTATCGTTTCTCATGTGCTGGGTAATCATTCACGCAGGTGGTGTCTTTTACGACTGGATCCACCGTAAGAGGAGCCGTCTTTCCTCTGGCCCTGAACTAGTTGAGAGCCTAAGAAAAGAAGAGGAAGTGACCAGCCTACCCGGTGTGGTACTCGATTTCTTAACTGCCATAAAGAAAGTGGCAGATGATGAACCTGATCCCAAGACCAGGGAACTAAAGGCCGCATCTCTTTTGGAGGAAGCCGTTTATGAAATGGACCGTCAACTCTCGTTACTCAAGGTCGTAATAAGGATTGGTCCCGGACTCGGATTGATCGGCACCCTCATACCCATGGGAACAGGGCTTGCGGCATTAGGACAG from Dissulfuribacter thermophilus includes the following:
- the corA gene encoding magnesium/cobalt transporter CorA → MTKSLSTVSEKSGLPPGALIHVGDVLETVTRISVIDYSTEHFEEQTIQSIDEILKYKDSNTVTWVIIEGLTNVDVVERIGTMFDIHQLVLEDIMNTHQRPKFEEYDDYLYIVLKCLSTENDQFAVTYEQISLLVLKNFVFVFKEKKDDLFHPIQKRIRSKRDRLRKFGTDYLTYTILDIIVDQNFIVIDSLDDAINSVEDTLLASEPTKDTLNTIQRLKREVANIRKHVSPVRELIAGMLCSESELIDEKIHIYLKDVSDHAIRIIESIESYRDILIGLLDIYISIVGNKMNEIMKVLTIFASIFIPLTFLAGIYGMNFEYMPELKWKWAYPALWSVFITISVVLLIYFKRKKWL
- a CDS encoding TonB-dependent receptor: MRNTTGLHSTVIYLSLIWILIYPSTVKGQQPQLHELGEVVVTATRTPVAASDVPSAIQVISTVDIEDTVAQDLTQILKKDASSIDVIEYPGALSGISIRGFRPEFSGITKHSLVLIDGRPAGATNLSTLLLDNVERIEVLKGPASSLFGAEAVGGVVNIITRRSSGEISGDLSVEGGSFDTINGMARAGGNIVDWLDFDLTFKTRNQNDNIDLGNDHGERPGTTFNINYESLRLGSDLNKDWRLDVKGDWYKGNDIETPGALFYGDIQQSEKDLERYGGDVRLCGKWGKNQSKFVFFASKETSDYFKKYEYNYSIRGYIPTDKYHSYYKETKWWGTQLQNLYRLWGRHDITLGFDYQSIDEESKSYNKDGSRKAPWTPDSNRENWAFFSDTLWRFIDSRFIISAGIRYDYFDVETKRTPYKTDFHPGNETFDTVSPRLGLRLKFTPLFSLHSTFGKAFVPPTAYEMAGYSERLVSGTTMITMGNPDLSPETSWTWDAGITFKDSSKGLNIDLTYFTTSVNHKITRVTVGNITTYENTSEAEMAGLEMEAKCDFGRIFNLHKKIEVFFNGTRLFHSREKIEGSGWTDIHNVSHWKLNYGLNYDDGVFHGRILARYMGKRKDNDWYTPGYPVITYDSFTVVDLTFGATFMEHHNLTLKVNNLFDEYYYEKPEFPLAGRALYLEYRYEF
- a CDS encoding DUF2162 family putative transporter encodes the protein MEAKGLIIGLVFTLGVFAIKGGAGFGYLLSDKSSLRLGIVSLTLYLLFIGLIFWGTQKVANNGLLASSQESFSFLAEQGMRIHFLMWAGLMAWGTYLLTRPPARSTRAWLILSAPCPVCLMVIVIDVYLFTSLWPKDPIRSLCLPFLFFSGMVIVTSILTALFFKRADTTPKRRLGWIMVFLSAYFATNVLTAPHFKEAKMVYEMAIRQKALYSTQDFNILFLFFFLFIAGILRQRAVSRRD
- a CDS encoding MotA/TolQ/ExbB proton channel family protein, which produces MELDFISLLKSFIFLASSSLLYPVLFALSFLMCWVIIHAGGVFYDWIHRKRSRLSSGPELVESLRKEEEVTSLPGVVLDFLTAIKKVADDEPDPKTRELKAASLLEEAVYEMDRQLSLLKVVIRIGPGLGLIGTLIPMGTGLAALGQGDMSRLSSDLVVAFTTTVVGLFEGMMAYFFFVVRKRWTDQHITQMEVITDFFINGHHKKEEADGP